A genomic region of Deltaproteobacteria bacterium CG11_big_fil_rev_8_21_14_0_20_42_23 contains the following coding sequences:
- a CDS encoding NADH-quinone oxidoreductase subunit NuoK, producing MITLHHYLILSLALFVLGAIGVVIRRNVLIMFMSVELMLNAVNIVLLAFSKWNGRDDGHVMVLFVLAIAAAEAAVGLGIVIAMYRNKQTVYSDDMKVLKG from the coding sequence ATGATTACACTTCATCACTATCTCATCTTAAGTTTGGCGCTTTTTGTTCTTGGTGCCATTGGCGTTGTGATTCGTCGCAATGTGCTCATCATGTTTATGTCGGTTGAACTGATGCTGAACGCCGTCAATATTGTCTTGCTCGCTTTTTCAAAATGGAACGGCAGAGATGATGGCCATGTGATGGTGCTCTTCGTGCTGGCCATTGCTGCAGCTGAAGCTGCGGTTGGTTTGGGCATTGTGATTGCCATGTATCGTAACAAGCAAACGGTTTATAGTGACGATATGAAAGTGCTGAAAGGATAA
- a CDS encoding NADH-quinone oxidoreductase yields MESILFYIFSGVSIISSLLLITRANPLMSALWLVVALAATAGIFALLSAPFLAVIQVLVYAGAIMVLFLFVIMLIQLGPQQLKPRFIRFGKIFGAALGIYFLLLIGFSLTSSTTMPAVALSETFGDPGVLGELLMTKYLVPFEVISVMLLVAVVGTVVLGKKKF; encoded by the coding sequence ATGGAATCCATTTTATTTTATATTTTTTCCGGTGTGAGTATCATCTCTTCACTTTTGCTGATCACTCGCGCAAACCCGCTTATGAGTGCACTTTGGCTTGTAGTTGCACTTGCAGCAACAGCAGGCATTTTTGCGCTTTTGTCGGCACCGTTTTTGGCGGTGATTCAAGTGCTTGTCTATGCGGGCGCCATTATGGTGCTCTTCCTTTTTGTAATCATGCTTATTCAACTTGGGCCTCAGCAATTAAAACCAAGGTTCATTCGTTTTGGAAAAATATTTGGTGCCGCACTTGGCATTTATTTTTTGCTTTTGATCGGCTTCTCGCTGACCAGCTCCACCACTATGCCAGCGGTTGCTTTATCTGAAACTTTTGGTGACCCAGGTGTGCTTGGTGAATTGCTGATGACAAAATATCTTGTTCCCTTCGAAGTGATATCGGTGATGTTGCTTGTTGCCGTGGTGGGAACAGTAGTGCTTGGAAAGAAAAAATTTTAG
- a CDS encoding Fe-S-binding domain-containing protein gives MISHLLSTVIFLPLCGALLLLCIPARLEQLIKALSLVISLIAFVLALKMYLLLPGTGDFEFVELASWIPSLGISYRIGVDGTSAMLMLLSAFLVPITILGAWNDISSRVKTFHVFMLILASGMLGVFAALDVFLFYVFWEIVLIPMYFMIGIWGSGARIRAALKFVIYTMVGSVLMLAAILYVAAKLGGTFNLIDWYAGSFSHQEQMWLFAAFALAFAIKVPLFPLHTWLPDAHTEAPTAGSVILAGVLLKLGTYGFYRFAMPLFPDALLAFQPLFLTLAVIGIVYGALVALVQPDLKRLVAYSSVSHLGFVMLGLFSLNAAAVQGAVLQMVNHGLSTGGLFLLIGMLYSRRHTRLIAEYGGLSRSVPYLAVAFIFMSLASVGMPGLNGFVGEFLILLGTFQTKMPYAAVAVSGVVLAAAYMLWAIQRVFFGPLEKEENKSLRDMTFREYLVLLPLVALIFAIGVWPKPWLKKLEPSTRSFMTLVGRAESLNTPVVADDDVSLAQGVEEDGLHSSP, from the coding sequence ATCATTTCACATTTATTAAGCACAGTTATCTTCCTTCCGTTGTGTGGAGCACTGCTCTTGCTCTGCATTCCCGCGCGATTAGAGCAACTCATCAAAGCTTTAAGCTTGGTGATTTCGTTGATCGCTTTCGTGCTCGCCCTCAAGATGTACCTGCTTTTGCCGGGGACGGGTGATTTTGAATTTGTAGAACTGGCATCCTGGATTCCATCGCTTGGCATTAGCTATAGAATTGGCGTTGATGGTACTTCGGCCATGCTGATGTTGCTTTCTGCGTTTTTGGTTCCCATCACCATTCTTGGCGCGTGGAACGATATTTCATCGCGCGTAAAAACTTTTCATGTCTTTATGCTCATTCTTGCAAGTGGCATGCTTGGAGTGTTTGCGGCGCTTGATGTTTTCTTGTTTTATGTTTTTTGGGAGATTGTGCTCATCCCGATGTACTTCATGATCGGCATTTGGGGAAGTGGCGCGCGTATCCGGGCTGCACTGAAGTTTGTGATTTATACCATGGTGGGTTCGGTGCTGATGCTTGCTGCAATTTTATATGTTGCGGCAAAGCTTGGTGGAACTTTCAACCTCATCGATTGGTATGCGGGAAGTTTTTCGCATCAAGAGCAAATGTGGCTCTTTGCAGCGTTTGCGCTTGCGTTTGCTATTAAGGTTCCTTTGTTTCCATTGCATACTTGGTTGCCGGATGCGCACACCGAAGCGCCAACTGCTGGTAGTGTGATTTTGGCCGGTGTCTTGCTGAAGCTTGGTACGTATGGCTTTTACCGTTTTGCCATGCCCTTGTTTCCCGATGCGCTTCTTGCCTTTCAGCCTCTCTTTTTAACGCTTGCAGTGATTGGCATTGTCTACGGCGCACTTGTAGCTTTGGTGCAGCCAGACCTGAAACGTTTGGTGGCGTATTCTTCTGTTTCGCATTTAGGCTTTGTGATGCTGGGTTTGTTTTCGCTGAATGCCGCTGCAGTTCAAGGTGCTGTTTTGCAAATGGTGAACCACGGGCTTTCAACTGGTGGTTTGTTTTTGCTCATTGGCATGTTGTACTCTCGCCGGCATACTCGCCTTATTGCTGAGTATGGTGGGCTTTCTCGTTCTGTTCCTTACTTGGCAGTAGCGTTTATTTTTATGTCGCTTGCTTCAGTGGGAATGCCAGGCCTTAATGGTTTCGTAGGTGAGTTTCTTATTTTGCTGGGAACTTTCCAAACCAAAATGCCTTACGCCGCGGTGGCTGTGAGCGGAGTAGTGCTTGCTGCAGCGTATATGTTGTGGGCAATTCAGCGTGTGTTTTTTGGGCCGCTTGAAAAAGAAGAAAACAAAAGTTTGCGCGACATGACTTTCCGCGAGTACCTTGTTTTGCTTCCTTTAGTTGCTCTCATTTTTGCTATCGGCGTGTGGCCAAAACCGTGGCTGA
- a CDS encoding NADH-quinone oxidoreductase subunit H codes for MTSLGLLLSVLKVVVVMMMLLKLVPLLIWIERKGAAFIQDRRGPNRATAFGIIRLGGIVHSIADAIKLITKTDFSSEHANKALVILAPIIAVFVAISVSAVIPFAEAFTINGVSFQLQISDLNAGLIYIFALSSLSIYALLLAGWGSNSKFSLLGAVRASSQMVSYEIALGLSVVPLFMLSESFRINDIVASQGVSLLSWNIVRAPLAFILFFTALFAEANRTPFDLPEGEAELTAGFHTEYSSMRFALFFLGEYTHIIVGSLLVTMLFFGGWNIPYVSSEYLHHNIEHVLRLLSIGGAVFAALGAAGLFNRFVKRRGFWGDLRDYESFLFAVILAGLAAGLAAAVFALTGATLPEWVGSIAVFLLQMIVVLTKTLFFIWTFIWVRWTLPRFRYDQLMKLGWKVMIPLGILNIFVTGVVLLLTH; via the coding sequence ATGACATCGTTAGGCCTTCTTCTTTCCGTTCTTAAAGTTGTAGTGGTAATGATGATGCTGCTCAAGTTGGTGCCGTTGCTGATTTGGATCGAGCGAAAAGGCGCTGCTTTTATTCAAGATCGCCGTGGTCCAAACCGCGCTACAGCCTTTGGTATTATTAGACTTGGTGGAATTGTTCATAGCATTGCTGATGCCATTAAGCTGATTACCAAAACTGATTTTTCAAGCGAACATGCCAACAAAGCCTTGGTGATTTTGGCGCCGATTATTGCGGTGTTTGTGGCTATTTCAGTTTCAGCGGTTATTCCATTTGCAGAAGCTTTTACTATCAATGGCGTAAGTTTTCAGCTGCAGATTTCAGATTTGAACGCCGGCCTTATTTATATTTTTGCTCTTTCTTCGTTGTCTATTTATGCACTCCTGCTTGCAGGTTGGGGCTCAAACTCAAAGTTTTCGCTGCTTGGCGCCGTTCGTGCTTCATCGCAAATGGTGAGCTACGAAATTGCACTTGGCCTTTCTGTTGTTCCTCTTTTTATGCTTTCAGAAAGTTTTCGCATTAATGACATCGTGGCAAGTCAAGGGGTGTCGCTACTTTCCTGGAACATTGTCAGAGCACCGCTTGCCTTCATCCTCTTTTTCACCGCACTTTTTGCCGAAGCAAACCGCACACCCTTCGATCTTCCCGAAGGCGAAGCCGAGTTAACAGCTGGTTTTCATACTGAGTATAGCTCGATGCGTTTTGCCCTCTTTTTCTTGGGTGAGTACACGCACATTATTGTGGGTTCGTTGTTGGTGACCATGCTTTTCTTTGGTGGATGGAATATTCCTTACGTAAGTTCTGAATACCTACACCACAATATCGAACACGTGCTTCGTCTGCTAAGTATTGGTGGAGCTGTGTTTGCAGCTCTTGGTGCAGCTGGGCTTTTTAATCGTTTTGTGAAACGTCGTGGATTTTGGGGCGATCTTCGCGATTACGAATCTTTTCTGTTCGCGGTCATTTTAGCAGGCCTCGCTGCAGGTCTTGCTGCAGCTGTGTTTGCGCTCACGGGTGCAACGCTTCCAGAGTGGGTTGGCAGTATTGCTGTCTTTCTCTTGCAGATGATTGTGGTTTTGACTAAGACGCTGTTTTTCATTTGGACCTTTATCTGGGTGCGATGGACGCTCCCACGTTTTCGATACGATCAGTTGATGAAACTTGGATGGAAAGTAATGATTCCCCTTGGCATCTTAAATATTTTTGTAACGGGAGTGGTGTTGTTGTTAACGCACTAA
- a CDS encoding NAD(P)H-dependent oxidoreductase subunit E, which yields MSFTLNKKAEEKIPEILERFPEKRAAVLPLLWLVHDQEGWIPPEAMEYVGQKIGLNATAVCEVVSFYTMFNRKPIGKHHLQICNNLCCRLRNADWLVDYVQEKLGIKPGQSTPDGKFHLSTVECLASCGTAPMMQVGDDYHENLDAEKVDKLLEELNKN from the coding sequence ATGTCGTTCACATTAAACAAAAAAGCTGAAGAGAAAATTCCTGAAATTTTGGAACGCTTTCCAGAAAAGCGTGCGGCCGTTCTTCCTTTGTTGTGGCTTGTTCACGATCAAGAAGGCTGGATTCCGCCAGAAGCGATGGAATACGTTGGCCAAAAAATTGGGCTTAATGCTACTGCGGTTTGTGAAGTGGTGAGTTTTTATACCATGTTCAATCGCAAACCCATTGGCAAACATCACCTTCAAATTTGTAACAATTTGTGTTGTCGATTACGTAATGCCGATTGGCTTGTTGATTATGTGCAAGAGAAACTTGGAATCAAACCTGGGCAATCAACACCCGATGGAAAATTTCATCTTTCTACCGTTGAGTGTTTGGCATCGTGCGGAACTGCACCAATGATGCAGGTTGGCGACGACTACCATGAAAATTTAGATGCAGAAAAAGTGGATAAACTTTTAGAGGAGTTAAATAAGAATTGA
- a CDS encoding NADH-quinone oxidoreductase subunit G → MSEKVKLTIDGKVVEVAKGTTVFNAAKQMGIEIPHFCYHPKLSIAGNCRLCQVEVEGARGPVISCKEVVREGMVVQVNSDGARQVRKDVLEFILVNHPLDCPVCDQSGECKLQDQYFDHSLQNSRMQEAKIHKPKAKPIGPHVHLDDERCVLCTRCIRFCDEVVGSHELMMRERGGYSTIDVLPGRELDNKYSLCTVDLCPVGALTSSDFRFKKRVWFLASTPSVCTGCATGCNVLLDHHDKIFYRMRPRENEDVNQCWACDDGRMTYKQLNAQNRTLFPMLLAEGEYKRISWDAALNEVHHLLENLSGDEIACVLSAQCTNEENIAFSRFARESLGVSDFYWTGLDEDKAFADKLLRDADRNPNTYGVKMMASKRISKSMKEKVVFVLGNLSDAEVAILSSLSAKVIWVTESAVMNRRFADVVFPRATYAEQDGTFINKKGILQRIHKAFEPHGESVPVWTLSARLTNRWGKLAVAASADQVFETEKTHYKPLAAASFYTIPQVGVQL, encoded by the coding sequence ATGTCAGAAAAAGTAAAACTCACCATCGATGGAAAAGTAGTAGAGGTTGCAAAGGGAACTACTGTGTTCAACGCTGCAAAGCAGATGGGCATTGAGATTCCGCATTTTTGCTATCATCCAAAACTTTCCATCGCTGGAAACTGCAGGCTTTGCCAGGTTGAAGTGGAAGGCGCGCGCGGCCCTGTGATCTCGTGCAAAGAAGTGGTGCGCGAAGGCATGGTGGTGCAAGTGAATAGCGATGGTGCAAGGCAAGTGCGTAAAGATGTGCTTGAATTTATTTTGGTGAACCATCCGCTAGACTGCCCCGTGTGTGATCAATCGGGTGAATGTAAATTGCAAGATCAGTACTTCGATCATTCGCTTCAAAATTCTAGAATGCAGGAAGCAAAAATCCACAAACCAAAAGCCAAACCTATTGGCCCTCATGTTCATCTTGATGATGAACGTTGCGTTTTGTGCACGCGCTGCATTCGTTTCTGCGATGAAGTGGTTGGCAGCCACGAACTCATGATGCGTGAGCGCGGCGGATATTCAACTATAGATGTGCTTCCCGGCCGTGAGTTAGATAACAAGTATTCTCTTTGTACGGTTGATCTTTGTCCGGTGGGAGCTTTGACTTCTTCGGATTTTCGTTTCAAAAAACGCGTTTGGTTTTTGGCCAGCACACCAAGTGTGTGCACCGGTTGTGCTACGGGCTGCAATGTTTTGCTGGATCATCATGATAAGATTTTTTACCGCATGCGCCCTCGTGAAAACGAAGATGTGAATCAGTGTTGGGCGTGTGATGATGGACGTATGACATACAAGCAACTTAATGCACAAAACAGAACGCTTTTTCCAATGCTTCTCGCTGAAGGTGAATACAAGCGCATTTCCTGGGATGCAGCACTTAACGAAGTTCATCATCTTTTAGAAAATCTTAGCGGAGATGAAATCGCATGCGTGCTTTCAGCGCAGTGTACCAATGAGGAAAATATTGCATTCTCACGCTTTGCCAGAGAATCACTTGGCGTTTCAGATTTTTATTGGACAGGCTTAGACGAAGATAAAGCTTTCGCCGATAAGCTTCTCCGCGATGCCGATCGCAATCCTAATACGTACGGCGTAAAAATGATGGCATCGAAAAGAATTTCAAAAAGCATGAAAGAAAAAGTGGTGTTTGTGCTGGGCAATCTTTCGGATGCTGAAGTAGCAATTTTATCTTCTCTTTCTGCAAAAGTAATTTGGGTTACAGAAAGTGCAGTGATGAACAGACGCTTTGCTGATGTGGTTTTCCCGCGTGCAACATATGCAGAACAAGATGGAACCTTCATCAACAAAAAGGGAATTTTACAACGCATTCACAAAGCGTTTGAGCCTCATGGTGAATCAGTTCCGGTGTGGACTTTGTCAGCAAGACTTACAAACCGCTGGGGAAAGCTTGCTGTGGCTGCATCTGCTGATCAAGTGTTTGAAACAGAAAAAACACATTACAAGCCACTAGCGGCTGCGAGCTTTTATACCATTCCTCAAGTGGGAGTGCAGTTATGA
- a CDS encoding NADH-quinone oxidoreductase subunit L: MLDFIYTCISPQTLVWLIVLFPLLGAIINGKIAILTSHGKSESYRGVVSFVAVLMPVLAFVATLICYFTLTGFEGGAAPSLITGPLFTWSATSNVVIDIGLKLDQLSIVLTLVVTGVGSLIHLYSTGYMSHDSAYARYFAELNLFLFFMLILILADNMLLMFVGWEGVGLCSYLLIGFWFEDSAKATAGAKAFIVNRIGDAGFLLGMFLIFKVMASSGAAAETGFFNFDTLSRYSPLFAPMATAICLLLFVGACGKSAQIPLYVWLPDAMAGPTPVSALIHAATMVTAGVYMIVRLNFLFVLSPTALYVVACVGAATSLFAATMGITAKDIKKVLAYSTVSQLGYMFLACGVGAFSGAIFHLVTHAFFKALLFLGAGSVIHGLHGEQDLTKMGGLKDKMPVTCWTFVIGSLALAGLVPTSGFFSKDAILWHAYSSGHVGLWLVGFLAAGMTAFYIFRLVGLAFFGETNLSPEAWKKAHESPMSMLIPLILLAILSVFGGLLGIPEVLGGHEMLGTWLSGVVPLVHHGIKNHGTEMVLMVVTTVWGLHFTILGWVIYVQRRDLPDAIARRMKRTYTLLLNTYYVDEIYNALIVKPLLWISRVVLWKGVDATGIDGMMVHGTARSVSLWSQLVSAMQSGSLQQYLLYFFSGAVVLLAYFLL, translated from the coding sequence ATGTTAGACTTTATTTATACCTGTATTTCTCCTCAAACGCTTGTCTGGTTGATTGTGCTCTTTCCTTTGCTTGGTGCCATCATCAACGGGAAAATCGCCATTCTTACGTCGCATGGAAAATCTGAAAGCTACCGCGGGGTAGTCTCATTTGTTGCGGTGCTTATGCCAGTGCTTGCGTTTGTAGCAACACTCATTTGTTATTTTACGCTTACCGGGTTTGAAGGCGGAGCAGCGCCGTCTCTTATTACAGGGCCATTGTTTACGTGGTCGGCAACTTCCAATGTGGTGATTGATATTGGTCTTAAGCTTGATCAACTTTCTATTGTGTTAACGCTTGTGGTGACTGGGGTGGGAAGTTTGATTCACCTCTATTCAACTGGATACATGAGCCACGACAGCGCCTATGCACGCTACTTTGCCGAGCTTAACCTCTTTTTGTTTTTCATGCTCATCCTTATCTTGGCAGACAATATGTTGTTGATGTTTGTAGGATGGGAAGGTGTTGGACTTTGTTCTTATCTTTTGATTGGCTTTTGGTTTGAAGATTCTGCCAAGGCAACAGCTGGTGCGAAAGCCTTTATTGTAAATCGTATTGGTGATGCGGGTTTCCTCTTGGGCATGTTTCTCATTTTTAAAGTGATGGCGTCCAGTGGTGCCGCTGCTGAAACTGGTTTCTTCAACTTTGATACCTTGTCGCGTTATTCTCCACTGTTTGCCCCTATGGCAACGGCCATTTGTCTTTTGCTTTTTGTGGGTGCTTGCGGAAAGTCAGCTCAAATTCCGTTGTATGTGTGGTTACCCGATGCCATGGCTGGTCCAACGCCTGTTTCTGCACTTATCCACGCTGCCACCATGGTAACTGCTGGCGTGTACATGATTGTTCGCTTGAACTTTTTGTTCGTGCTTTCGCCAACGGCTCTGTATGTGGTGGCCTGTGTTGGTGCTGCTACGTCACTGTTTGCGGCCACTATGGGAATTACGGCAAAAGATATCAAAAAAGTTTTGGCTTATTCTACCGTCTCTCAACTGGGCTACATGTTTTTAGCCTGTGGCGTGGGAGCCTTCTCTGGCGCTATTTTCCACTTGGTCACACACGCCTTTTTCAAAGCGCTTTTGTTTCTGGGAGCGGGAAGTGTGATCCATGGTTTGCATGGTGAACAAGACCTTACCAAAATGGGTGGCTTGAAAGATAAAATGCCAGTGACGTGTTGGACGTTTGTGATTGGTTCACTTGCACTTGCCGGCCTTGTGCCAACTTCAGGATTTTTCTCGAAGGATGCCATTTTGTGGCACGCGTATTCCAGTGGCCATGTTGGGTTGTGGCTCGTTGGATTTCTTGCAGCTGGCATGACGGCATTTTATATTTTCCGTTTAGTTGGCCTTGCCTTTTTTGGCGAAACAAATTTGAGTCCGGAAGCTTGGAAAAAAGCACATGAATCTCCTATGAGCATGCTTATTCCACTCATCTTGCTTGCGATTCTCTCCGTCTTTGGTGGTTTGCTAGGCATTCCCGAAGTTTTGGGTGGACACGAAATGCTTGGTACGTGGCTATCAGGTGTTGTCCCCCTTGTTCATCATGGCATAAAAAATCATGGCACCGAAATGGTGTTGATGGTGGTGACAACAGTGTGGGGATTGCACTTTACTATCTTGGGTTGGGTTATTTACGTACAACGCCGTGACTTGCCCGATGCCATCGCAAGACGAATGAAGCGCACGTATACGCTTTTGCTCAACACATATTATGTAGATGAAATCTACAATGCACTCATCGTGAAACCACTTCTGTGGATTTCGCGAGTGGTGTTGTGGAAGGGTGTGGATGCCACCGGCATCGACGGCATGATGGTGCATGGCACGGCTCGCAGCGTTTCGCTGTGGTCGCAACTGGTGTCTGCGATGCAAAGTGGTTCGTTGCAGCAATATCTTTTGTATTTTTTCAGCGGAGCTGTGGTCTTGCTCGCGTACTTTTTATTGTAG
- a CDS encoding NADH-quinone oxidoreductase subunit F (part of NADH-ubiquinone oxidoreductase complex I; shuttles electrons from NADH, via FMN and iron-sulfur (Fe-S) centers, to quinones in the respiratory chain; NuoF is part of the soluble NADH dehydrogenase fragment, which represents the electron input part of NADH dehydrogenase): MKKTPKVLTQHFEVKEMHTLKVAKKHGRYECLKKLFSMKPEEVIEEVKASGIRGRGGAGFPAGLKWSFVPKDSKKPKYLVVNADESEPGTFKDRALLEKDPHMLLEGIIIAAYAIGANRAYVYFRGEFAAQYDLFWNAIEEAKKAKLLGDDVDGSGFKLEVVAHRGAGAYICGEETALLSSLEGYRGQPRIKPPFPAVEGLWASPTVVNNVETIAALPWILNNGAKAYAAMGTEKSPGTKLFSVCGHVEKPGVYEVELGTPFKDLLAMCGGVWKGRNLKAVVMGGSSVPVVTAEEAMNAKLDYESLQQAGTLLGSGGMIIFDDSICAVEMMTDIARFYNHESCGQCTPCREGTGWVKKICDRIEKGDGRDGDLELLLSQANNMSGRTICTFADALAMPVRSWIAKFRHEFEEHIKLGYCPHKMKTPTWQPPKVVREVQPEKGN; this comes from the coding sequence ATGAAAAAAACACCAAAAGTCTTAACACAACATTTCGAAGTCAAAGAAATGCATACGCTGAAAGTGGCGAAAAAGCATGGGCGTTATGAATGCTTGAAAAAACTTTTCTCCATGAAGCCTGAAGAAGTGATCGAAGAAGTGAAGGCTTCTGGCATTAGAGGCAGAGGTGGTGCAGGTTTCCCGGCTGGCTTGAAATGGAGTTTTGTTCCCAAAGACAGCAAAAAGCCAAAATACCTTGTGGTGAATGCCGATGAAAGTGAACCTGGAACGTTTAAAGACCGGGCTTTGCTGGAAAAAGATCCGCATATGTTGCTGGAAGGCATTATCATTGCGGCTTATGCCATTGGCGCCAACAGAGCATACGTGTATTTCCGCGGCGAGTTTGCAGCGCAGTATGATTTATTTTGGAACGCCATTGAAGAAGCAAAAAAAGCAAAATTGCTTGGCGATGATGTTGATGGTTCAGGCTTCAAGCTTGAAGTGGTGGCGCATCGCGGAGCAGGTGCCTATATTTGTGGTGAAGAAACGGCTTTGCTTTCTTCGCTTGAAGGTTATCGTGGGCAACCTCGCATAAAACCTCCATTTCCCGCCGTTGAAGGTTTGTGGGCTTCACCTACAGTTGTGAATAATGTGGAAACCATCGCAGCTCTTCCGTGGATTTTGAATAACGGTGCAAAAGCGTATGCCGCGATGGGCACCGAAAAAAGCCCCGGCACAAAATTATTTTCAGTGTGTGGTCATGTGGAAAAACCCGGCGTGTATGAAGTAGAGCTTGGCACACCGTTCAAAGATTTGCTGGCCATGTGTGGTGGAGTGTGGAAGGGCCGCAACTTGAAAGCAGTGGTGATGGGCGGTTCTTCTGTTCCTGTGGTTACGGCAGAAGAAGCCATGAATGCAAAACTCGATTACGAATCATTGCAGCAAGCAGGTACTCTGCTTGGTTCTGGCGGCATGATCATTTTTGACGATAGCATTTGCGCGGTTGAAATGATGACAGACATTGCGCGTTTTTATAACCACGAATCGTGTGGTCAGTGTACTCCGTGCCGCGAAGGAACGGGTTGGGTGAAAAAAATCTGCGATCGCATTGAAAAAGGTGATGGCAGAGACGGTGATTTAGAACTTCTCTTAAGCCAAGCCAATAATATGTCGGGCAGAACTATTTGCACGTTCGCAGATGCGCTTGCCATGCCGGTAAGATCATGGATTGCAAAATTTCGACATGAATTTGAAGAGCATATCAAACTTGGATATTGCCCTCATAAAATGAAAACGCCAACGTGGCAGCCACCAAAAGTGGTTCGAGAAGTGCAACCAGAAAAGGGGAACTAA